DNA from Arthrobacter sp. FW305-BF8:
AGAAAGCGCAGGTCGCGGCGGATCAGCACGACGAGGAACACGGCGGCAGCCACGAACGCGCCGGTGGTGAGGAACTCGTACATGTTGCCCCACGGCACGCGGCCGGCGCCGACAGCGCGGGTCAGCACGGCTGCGGCGTGGATCGCGGCGCCCAGGACGGTCAAGGCCACGGCAACGCGTGCGGGCGCCCGGCGTTCGCCGTAGCGCATGCTGTCGTCGGCGGTCTGCCCGGCGGCGCCGTCCGCGGAGGAGGCGTACGACGACGGCCGCTCGGCACGGTCTGCCGGTCCGGACAGGCGGCCCTCACCGCTGCCCGCGGCCCGCGGCGTGGCTGCTCCTGCGGACGCGCCCGCCGCCACCGGAACCTTGGCGGACGTAGCCGCCGACGCATCTGCAGCTGCGGCCTTGAGGTCAATCGCCTTCAGGGACTTGCTACTCCTGGCCAGGTCCCACGCGAACGCGATGAAGGCGACGGTGTAGGTGCCGGCCGCCAGCAGCATGAAGAGCTCGCTGTACTGGCCCATGGTCTCGTTGATGGGAAACATTACTGGTCCTTCTTCGGCTCAGGCGAGCCGGCTGGTGAGGAGTTGGAAGGTGCTGTTTCGGGGTCGGGGTCGATGTTCCACTGGCGCGACAGCAGGCTGCGCAGCGTTGCGGCTTCGCCGGCTAGCCGGTGGTCCTCGCCGCGGGCCAGGAGACCGTATTCCACCATGGTCCGGCCGTCTTCGTGGGTGCCGGTGCGGACCCAGACGCGGCGCCGGTTGACGTAGAGCGAGACGATCAGGCCGGCCACGGCAAGGAGCGCGAAGATCAGTGCCGAAAGCTGCCCGGGGTTGTGGTGGATGTCCAGGCCCACGTACTTCTTCACACCGTCGAACGTGATGGACCCCTTGCCTTCGGGCAGCGTGTAGGTGTTGCCCGGTGCGAGCGTGATGCCACCTGCCTCAGCCTTGCGGCTGTTGAGCTCCTTGAGGCCCTTGACGTCAAGCTCAAACACGTTCTGCGGCGCACCCTTGTCCAGGCCGAGGTCGCCGTAGTACGAGTTCAGGCTCAGCTGCGGGTTAATGAGGTCCGGGTCCCCACTGAAGGAGATGCCCTGCTCGGTCACGAACGCCGTCGGCAGGAAGAAGCCGGCGAAGCCCAGCTGGTCGGGCTTCGCGTCGGGAACCTTGATCACCACGGAGGAGTAGTAATTCTCACCCTGCAGCTTGGCCACCACGGGACCCTGCATGGCCACGTTGCCCTTGCCGTCGCGGACCGTGACCACTGGGGCGTAGCCGTTGCCCGTCAGGTAGATGCTGGTGCCGCCGAGTGTGACGGGGTCGTTGACCTTGAGGACTTCCTTCTTGGCCGGCGCCCCGGGGTTTTCCTTGGTGGTGACGTCCGCCGTGAAGTCGATGGGCTGGCCGAACTTGCCCTGCGATTCGCGGTCGAATGTGGCCTGGAACTTGTCCAGCTGAATGGAGTAGGGCTGGAGCTGGCTGCTCTGGAAGTTGGTGCCGGGGTTGAACTGGTCGTAGCCCACCAGGGTGTTCACGAAGGTGTCGCCCTCCACGAGGATCCGCTGGCCGCTGTAGCCGAACAGTCCGCCGGCGGCCACGGACACCAACACGCCGATCAGCGAGGTGTGGAAGACCAGGTTTCCCACTTCCTTCAGGAAGCCGCGCTCGGCGCCCAAAGACGGCCGCGCACCGTCGTCGTGCCTTACTTCAACGCGGTACCCGCGTTTCTTCAGCAGCGCCGCTGCCTCGTCAATGGCGTCCGACGCCGGGATCCCGGCGTCCGCGGGCACCACCAGGGTGCCGTACTCGGGCAGGCGGGACAGCCGCTTCGGGGTGCGCGGCGGCTGCGAACGCATGGCCTTGTAGTGGGCGATGGCGCGGGGCACCACGCAGCCGATCAGCGAGATGAACAGCAGGATGTAGATGGCCGAGAACCAGGCCGAGGAGTAAACGTCGTACAGCTGCACCGAATCCAGCAGCTTGCCGTAGTCGGGGTGGTCCTTGATGTACTGCGTCACCACGGAGGGGTTGGCAGGCCGCTGCGGGAACAGCGATCCGGGCACCGCGGCCACCGCCAGCAGCAGCAGGAGGAACAGCGCGGTGCGCATGCTTGTCAGCTGGGTCCAGGCCCAGCGGAGCATGCCCACGATGCCCAGGGACGGGAGGGCGGCCCCGGCCTTGGCGGCCTTCACGGCGTCTTTGGGCGCGCCGTCCTTATGGGCAGGCCCGGGCTGGCCAGCGTCCTCGGCCGGGGATTTCTCGGTTGACTTCACACGCTCGCTCATCAGATCGGCAACTTCACGTCGGTTTGGAACCAGTACTGCAATTCGGTGACCCAGGCTCCCCACAGACCCGTGGCCATCAGGATGCCCAGAACAATCAGGACTCCCCCGCCGGTGCGCTGGATGGCCAGCCGGTGCTTGCGGAAGAAGGACATCACGCCCGCGCCGCGGCGCACCGCCAGGGCGATCAGCAGGAACGGGATGCCCAGCCCAAGGCTGTAGACGAAGGCCAGGAACG
Protein-coding regions in this window:
- the resB gene encoding cytochrome c biogenesis protein ResB yields the protein MSERVKSTEKSPAEDAGQPGPAHKDGAPKDAVKAAKAGAALPSLGIVGMLRWAWTQLTSMRTALFLLLLLAVAAVPGSLFPQRPANPSVVTQYIKDHPDYGKLLDSVQLYDVYSSAWFSAIYILLFISLIGCVVPRAIAHYKAMRSQPPRTPKRLSRLPEYGTLVVPADAGIPASDAIDEAAALLKKRGYRVEVRHDDGARPSLGAERGFLKEVGNLVFHTSLIGVLVSVAAGGLFGYSGQRILVEGDTFVNTLVGYDQFNPGTNFQSSQLQPYSIQLDKFQATFDRESQGKFGQPIDFTADVTTKENPGAPAKKEVLKVNDPVTLGGTSIYLTGNGYAPVVTVRDGKGNVAMQGPVVAKLQGENYYSSVVIKVPDAKPDQLGFAGFFLPTAFVTEQGISFSGDPDLINPQLSLNSYYGDLGLDKGAPQNVFELDVKGLKELNSRKAEAGGITLAPGNTYTLPEGKGSITFDGVKKYVGLDIHHNPGQLSALIFALLAVAGLIVSLYVNRRRVWVRTGTHEDGRTMVEYGLLARGEDHRLAGEAATLRSLLSRQWNIDPDPETAPSNSSPAGSPEPKKDQ